The following nucleotide sequence is from Azospirillum brasilense.
AACGTGACGCGCGAGCGCATTCGCCAGATCGAGGCGAAGGCCCTGCGCAAGCTGAAGCACCCGTCGCGGTCGCGCAAGCTGCGCAGCTTCCTGGACACCTGAGGTTTCCGGGAGCGCAAGCTCCGCACGGATAGCGGTCGTATGGAAAGCGGGGGATCTTCGGGTCCCCTGTTTTCGTTTTTGGTGTCTTCATTTTGGTGGCGGCCTCTGTCGAACGGGGTTGCATAAGCTCCCGGTTCTGGGCACATTCGGCATCCCTCGGTGGGGGCCTGTAGTTCAGCGGTTAGAACGCGCCGCTCATAACGGTGTTGTCGTCGGTTCGAATCCGGCCGGGCCCACCAATCTTTCAAGGGGTTGGCTGTCCCTGTAAGGGGAAAAGCACGTTGATGGGAAAGCAGCCGATCGGCCGCTCATTTCCCTATCGCCCGCCGCAGCATCGTCGTTGGTTGGTAGGATGCCGCTTTCTGCTGCAGGCAGTACAAGATCGCGTCACCATTGTCCCAGCGCCACTTGCCAAAAACGACAATAACGCCGTCGAATCACCTGATCCAACCGCGTTCAGCGAAGTGTCGTTGAGGTTATTAAGGGAAGAGGAGAGTGGCGCGCCCGAAGAGATTCGAACTCCTGACCCCCAGATTCGTAGTCTGGTGCTCTATCCAGCTGAGCTACGGGCGCTTCTCTCTGCCGCGGCGTCGGCGAGGCCGTCGTCTGCGGTGGCGCGGTTTTTAATCGGGCCGTGACCGGAAGGCAACCAAAATCGTCCGGCTCGTGAAATTTTTCCGGCAAGCGGATGTCAGCCCTTTGACGGACTACAGAATGGCGGCGGTTGGGCTTACCTTGGCGTGGAGAGCGACCAGCCAGAAGGGCATTTGAGAACAGCTATGGGCATGACGTTTCTGAGCCGCGCCGTTATGGGGCCGGTGGGGTTGCTGACGGCGCTTTCCGTGACGGCAACGATCGGGGCGGCGGCAATCGCGACGGCACAGGCGGCGGACGACCGGTCCGGCGCCGCGGTGCTGGTGTCCGCGGCCATCGGCAACGAGGTCGTCCAGATGGTCGAACTCGGTCCGAAGGTCATCCAGGTGACCGTCAACGACCGCGTCGTCTACGAGGACCGTGAGGGGCGCACCCTGTCCTTCGTGAACGCCTACAACATGGAAGGGCGCTGGCTGGTGCTGCTTCAGGAAAGCGTGGACGGCAAATGCGCCGCGCGCTTCCGCGTGCTCGACCTCGGCGGGACCAAGGCCTCCGTCTCGCTGCCGTTCGGGACCTGCAGCGACGCGCCGAAGGTGGAGCAGGCGGATCGGACGCTGACCGTTTCGCTGCCGGCTTCGGACGGAAAGAGCACGGCGGCCTGGAACTACCGGGACGGGATGCTCGTTCGCATGCGCTGAATGGAAAGGGAGCGGCGAGGACCGTGGGACATCTGAACCTCTGGCACGTCAACAAGGCGATCTCGCTTCTCGGCAGCACATCCTTCGTGCTGCCGGTGGCAGGCATCCTGATCGTGATGCTGTGGCGCCGCCATTCGGCGGTCTCGGCGGCGCGCTGGCTGGCCGTGCTGGCCATGCTGATGGGCTCGGTGGCGCTTCTGAAGATCCTGGGGCACGCCTGCGGCATCCGCCTGTTCGACGACCGGCTGACCAGCCCCAGCGGCCACGCCGCCCTCGCCGCCGCCGTCTATGGGGCGGTCGGGGTGATGGCGGCGCGTTCGCTGGACGGCTGGCGGCGTGGCGTGGTGGTCCTCGGCGCCCTCGGGCTGGTGGGGGGCGTCGCGGCGTCGCGAATCCTGCTGCGCTACCATTCGGTGACGGAGGTGGTGGTCGGGCTCGTCCTCGGCGGGCTGGCTGTGGCGGCCTTCGCGCAGAGCTTCAACCGGATGACCCCGTCGCGGCTGAACCTCAGCCCGCTGGTCCTCGCCCTGGTCGTTCTGTTCGGCGTCGCCACCTACGCGCTCGGCGACCGCACCAACGCGGAGCCGATGCTGAAGCATTTCGCCTATCTGCTCCGTGAGGAATCTCCGGTTTGCGGCCCGATGCCGCCGCTGAACAGTTTCCTGGAACGCCTGTAGCGGCTGTTTTCCTTGCCGGATACAGCGACCGTCCAGGGTTGGTCTTCCCTGGACTTGGCAACCGGAATGTTTGCCTTGCGGCATCGGTTGAGGGTTGAGAGCGGGCTTGCGACGGGGCATGGTGTGGGCTTATACCGACGCCCCCGTTCCTGACCCGTTCTGCCTTTTCGGTATCCCTTCCGGCCCATGTCGCTGTTCGGTTCCCTTCCTCGCGCCGCCGTCACCGCCAGCGCGACGGTCTCCTTTTCGCAGGAGGATCTGGCGCGCGTCTTCGATGCGAAGACGCTGCAGCGCGGGCGCACGCTCATCCTGACCGGGGCGGTGACGCTCCTGGAGGCGGAAGCGCGGATCGCCGCCACGGTCACCGACCTCGGCCGGACGCTGTCGGTGACCGTCGTTCCGGTGCGCGGGCGCAGCCGGGTGGTCTTCGACAAGAGCTGCACCTGCGGGCGCAACGCCTGCGCCCATATGGCCGCGGCGGCGCTGATGACGCTGGACGCCCGCCCGGAAGGGCGGCAGATGTCCCTGTTCGACGCCC
It contains:
- a CDS encoding phosphatase PAP2 family protein — encoded protein: MGHLNLWHVNKAISLLGSTSFVLPVAGILIVMLWRRHSAVSAARWLAVLAMLMGSVALLKILGHACGIRLFDDRLTSPSGHAALAAAVYGAVGVMAARSLDGWRRGVVVLGALGLVGGVAASRILLRYHSVTEVVVGLVLGGLAVAAFAQSFNRMTPSRLNLSPLVLALVVLFGVATYALGDRTNAEPMLKHFAYLLREESPVCGPMPPLNSFLERL